The proteins below come from a single Seriola aureovittata isolate HTS-2021-v1 ecotype China chromosome 23, ASM2101889v1, whole genome shotgun sequence genomic window:
- the leap2 gene encoding liver-expressed antimicrobial peptide 2 yields the protein MQEKHSFAQRKAAVALCIVLLMLAQQVCAGPLASQVQAGSDQSADLRGEHRVHTLRRIARMTPLWRIMNSKPFGAYCQNNYECSTGLCRAGHCSTSHRSVSEPVNY from the exons ATGCAGGAGAAACACTCTTTCGCTCAAAGGAAAGCGGCAGTAGCACTGTGCATTGTGCTGTTAATGCTGGCTCAGCAG GTGTGTGCGGGTCCGTTGGCCTCTCAGGTGCAGGCCGGCTCTGACCAGAGTGCGGATTTGAGGGGGGAACACAGAGTCCACACACTGAGGAGGATAGCTCGGATGACCCCGCTGTGGAGAATCATGAACAGTAAACCATTCGGAGCTTACTGCCAAAACAACTACGAATGCTCCACAGGACTCTGCAG GGCGGGACACTGCTCCACCAGCCACCGTTCAGTCTCAGAGCCCGTCAACTATTAG